A genomic region of Octopus sinensis linkage group LG2, ASM634580v1, whole genome shotgun sequence contains the following coding sequences:
- the LOC115230030 gene encoding innexin unc-9-like isoform X4, whose amino-acid sequence MATHFLEHTLARSIEHANVNSKRTGGKNGYLYRRRPAGKGRGGLLDSVLGSFATYARLKGRYDDDWIDRLNHLYTTIIFIIFTIVVSTKQYVGEPIHCWCPAQFTSGHRDYANNVCWISNTYYVPFEERIPLHREGKQQKEIGYYQWVPMILLFQALLFKVPCILWRILGASGGVNLDKIVTLAADTQFVAPEDRERTIKHIVRYMDRWLENAREYRSGCLIRMRQTLSKYCCIVWGKRYGNYLFIIYMVIKIFYMGNAVGQLFILNEFLGTNYNLYGFEVLSHLANGDDWTESPRFPRVTMCDFEIRQMQNVHKYTVQCVLPINLFNEKIFIFIWFWLVFVSTFSAGNFLIWFYAMVFRQHRIRYLKKFLRVNECYKTELDKKMAVKFADQYLRHDGIFVLRLVGKNANDVLVSELVLQLWNHYRNKPLFRHANPISDDNSNV is encoded by the coding sequence gctGGACAGTGTGTTGGGAAGTTTTGCAACTTATGCTCGCTTGAAAGGGCGCTACGACGATGACTGGATCGACCGGTTAAATCACCTTTACAcgacaataatatttattattttcacaatTGTTGTGAGCACCAAGCAGTATGTTGGGGAACCGATTCACTGCTGGTGTCCTGCACAGTTTACTTCCGGACACAGGGATTATGCCAATAACGTGTGTTGGATATCAAACACGTACTACGTTCCTTTCGAGGAGCGAATACCTTTGCACcgggagggaaaacagcaaaaggaGATCGGATATTATCAATGGGTTCCCATGATCCTTCTCTTCCAAGCCTTGTTATTTAAAGTTCCTTGTATATTGTGGAGGATCCTTGGTGCTTCCGGAGGCGTAAACCTGGATAAGATTGTTACGTTAGCAGCCGACACCCAATTTGTGGCTCCTGAAGATCGAGAGAGAACTATCAAACATATAGTCCGATATATGGACCGCTGGCTTGAAAACGCCAGGGAATATCGATCGGGCTGCCTCATACGAATGCGCCAGACTCTATCGAAATACTGTTGCATTGTGTGGGGGAAACGCTATGGAAATTACCTCTTTATTATCTACATGGTTATCAAGATTTTTTACATGGGAAATGCTGTAGGCCAGCTTTTCATTTTGAATGAATTTTTAGGCACAAACTATAATCTGTACGGATTTGAAGTCCTGAGTCACTTAGCCAATGGAGATGACTGGACGGAGTCTCCTAGATTCCCACGTGTGACGATGTGTGACTTTGAAATTCGCCAGATGCAAAATGTTCATAAATACACTGTACAGTGTGTGCTACCCATCAACCTATTCAATGAgaagatttttattttcatttggttcTGGTTAGTGTTTGTTTCAACCTTTAGTGCCGGCAATTTTCTGATATGGTTTTATGCAATGGTATTCCGCCAACACCGTATTAGATATCTGAAAAAGTTCCTGAGAGTGAACGAATGTTACAAGACAGAACTGGATAAAAAAATGGCGGTGAAATTCGCGGATCAATACTTAAGGCATGATGGGATATTTGTTTTGAGACTTGTAGGCAAAAACGCCAATGACGTGCTGGTATCCGAGCTTGTTCTTCAACTGTGGAACCATTACCGGAACAAGCCACTTTTTCGGCACGCCAACCCCATTAGCGACGACAACAGTAACGTCTGA
- the LOC115230030 gene encoding innexin unc-9-like isoform X12 — MKLDSVLGSFATYARLKGRYDDDWIDRLNHLYTTIIFIIFTIVVSTKQYVGEPIHCWCPAQFTSGHRDYANNVCWISNTYYVPFEERIPLHREGKQQKEIGYYQWVPMILLFQALLFKVPCILWRILGASGGVNLDKIVTLAADTQFVAPEDRERTIKHIVRYMDRWLENAREYRSGCLIRMRQTLSKYCCIVWGKRYGNYLFIIYMVIKIFYMGNAVGQLFILNEFLGTNYNLYGFEVLSHLANGDDWTESPRFPRVTMCDFEIRQMQNVHKYTVQCVLPINLFNEKIFIFIWFWLVFVSTFSAGNFLIWFYAMVFRQHRIRYLKKFLRVNECYKTELDKKMAVKFADQYLRHDGIFVLRLVGKNANDVLVSELVLQLWNHYRNKPLFRHANPISDDNSNV; from the coding sequence gctGGACAGTGTGTTGGGAAGTTTTGCAACTTATGCTCGCTTGAAAGGGCGCTACGACGATGACTGGATCGACCGGTTAAATCACCTTTACAcgacaataatatttattattttcacaatTGTTGTGAGCACCAAGCAGTATGTTGGGGAACCGATTCACTGCTGGTGTCCTGCACAGTTTACTTCCGGACACAGGGATTATGCCAATAACGTGTGTTGGATATCAAACACGTACTACGTTCCTTTCGAGGAGCGAATACCTTTGCACcgggagggaaaacagcaaaaggaGATCGGATATTATCAATGGGTTCCCATGATCCTTCTCTTCCAAGCCTTGTTATTTAAAGTTCCTTGTATATTGTGGAGGATCCTTGGTGCTTCCGGAGGCGTAAACCTGGATAAGATTGTTACGTTAGCAGCCGACACCCAATTTGTGGCTCCTGAAGATCGAGAGAGAACTATCAAACATATAGTCCGATATATGGACCGCTGGCTTGAAAACGCCAGGGAATATCGATCGGGCTGCCTCATACGAATGCGCCAGACTCTATCGAAATACTGTTGCATTGTGTGGGGGAAACGCTATGGAAATTACCTCTTTATTATCTACATGGTTATCAAGATTTTTTACATGGGAAATGCTGTAGGCCAGCTTTTCATTTTGAATGAATTTTTAGGCACAAACTATAATCTGTACGGATTTGAAGTCCTGAGTCACTTAGCCAATGGAGATGACTGGACGGAGTCTCCTAGATTCCCACGTGTGACGATGTGTGACTTTGAAATTCGCCAGATGCAAAATGTTCATAAATACACTGTACAGTGTGTGCTACCCATCAACCTATTCAATGAgaagatttttattttcatttggttcTGGTTAGTGTTTGTTTCAACCTTTAGTGCCGGCAATTTTCTGATATGGTTTTATGCAATGGTATTCCGCCAACACCGTATTAGATATCTGAAAAAGTTCCTGAGAGTGAACGAATGTTACAAGACAGAACTGGATAAAAAAATGGCGGTGAAATTCGCGGATCAATACTTAAGGCATGATGGGATATTTGTTTTGAGACTTGTAGGCAAAAACGCCAATGACGTGCTGGTATCCGAGCTTGTTCTTCAACTGTGGAACCATTACCGGAACAAGCCACTTTTTCGGCACGCCAACCCCATTAGCGACGACAACAGTAACGTCTGA
- the LOC115230030 gene encoding innexin unc-9-like isoform X5 gives MHVYFSVPTNNNSKKKRKKSWQWESFTSNSFGNNFGLDSVLGSFATYARLKGRYDDDWIDRLNHLYTTIIFIIFTIVVSTKQYVGEPIHCWCPAQFTSGHRDYANNVCWISNTYYVPFEERIPLHREGKQQKEIGYYQWVPMILLFQALLFKVPCILWRILGASGGVNLDKIVTLAADTQFVAPEDRERTIKHIVRYMDRWLENAREYRSGCLIRMRQTLSKYCCIVWGKRYGNYLFIIYMVIKIFYMGNAVGQLFILNEFLGTNYNLYGFEVLSHLANGDDWTESPRFPRVTMCDFEIRQMQNVHKYTVQCVLPINLFNEKIFIFIWFWLVFVSTFSAGNFLIWFYAMVFRQHRIRYLKKFLRVNECYKTELDKKMAVKFADQYLRHDGIFVLRLVGKNANDVLVSELVLQLWNHYRNKPLFRHANPISDDNSNV, from the coding sequence gctGGACAGTGTGTTGGGAAGTTTTGCAACTTATGCTCGCTTGAAAGGGCGCTACGACGATGACTGGATCGACCGGTTAAATCACCTTTACAcgacaataatatttattattttcacaatTGTTGTGAGCACCAAGCAGTATGTTGGGGAACCGATTCACTGCTGGTGTCCTGCACAGTTTACTTCCGGACACAGGGATTATGCCAATAACGTGTGTTGGATATCAAACACGTACTACGTTCCTTTCGAGGAGCGAATACCTTTGCACcgggagggaaaacagcaaaaggaGATCGGATATTATCAATGGGTTCCCATGATCCTTCTCTTCCAAGCCTTGTTATTTAAAGTTCCTTGTATATTGTGGAGGATCCTTGGTGCTTCCGGAGGCGTAAACCTGGATAAGATTGTTACGTTAGCAGCCGACACCCAATTTGTGGCTCCTGAAGATCGAGAGAGAACTATCAAACATATAGTCCGATATATGGACCGCTGGCTTGAAAACGCCAGGGAATATCGATCGGGCTGCCTCATACGAATGCGCCAGACTCTATCGAAATACTGTTGCATTGTGTGGGGGAAACGCTATGGAAATTACCTCTTTATTATCTACATGGTTATCAAGATTTTTTACATGGGAAATGCTGTAGGCCAGCTTTTCATTTTGAATGAATTTTTAGGCACAAACTATAATCTGTACGGATTTGAAGTCCTGAGTCACTTAGCCAATGGAGATGACTGGACGGAGTCTCCTAGATTCCCACGTGTGACGATGTGTGACTTTGAAATTCGCCAGATGCAAAATGTTCATAAATACACTGTACAGTGTGTGCTACCCATCAACCTATTCAATGAgaagatttttattttcatttggttcTGGTTAGTGTTTGTTTCAACCTTTAGTGCCGGCAATTTTCTGATATGGTTTTATGCAATGGTATTCCGCCAACACCGTATTAGATATCTGAAAAAGTTCCTGAGAGTGAACGAATGTTACAAGACAGAACTGGATAAAAAAATGGCGGTGAAATTCGCGGATCAATACTTAAGGCATGATGGGATATTTGTTTTGAGACTTGTAGGCAAAAACGCCAATGACGTGCTGGTATCCGAGCTTGTTCTTCAACTGTGGAACCATTACCGGAACAAGCCACTTTTTCGGCACGCCAACCCCATTAGCGACGACAACAGTAACGTCTGA
- the LOC115230030 gene encoding innexin unc-9-like isoform X3, translating to MNSLIPNGRQNALKKKTEWPNLSALKSLKELNLKLPSPEGDAKKGLDSVLGSFATYARLKGRYDDDWIDRLNHLYTTIIFIIFTIVVSTKQYVGEPIHCWCPAQFTSGHRDYANNVCWISNTYYVPFEERIPLHREGKQQKEIGYYQWVPMILLFQALLFKVPCILWRILGASGGVNLDKIVTLAADTQFVAPEDRERTIKHIVRYMDRWLENAREYRSGCLIRMRQTLSKYCCIVWGKRYGNYLFIIYMVIKIFYMGNAVGQLFILNEFLGTNYNLYGFEVLSHLANGDDWTESPRFPRVTMCDFEIRQMQNVHKYTVQCVLPINLFNEKIFIFIWFWLVFVSTFSAGNFLIWFYAMVFRQHRIRYLKKFLRVNECYKTELDKKMAVKFADQYLRHDGIFVLRLVGKNANDVLVSELVLQLWNHYRNKPLFRHANPISDDNSNV from the coding sequence gctGGACAGTGTGTTGGGAAGTTTTGCAACTTATGCTCGCTTGAAAGGGCGCTACGACGATGACTGGATCGACCGGTTAAATCACCTTTACAcgacaataatatttattattttcacaatTGTTGTGAGCACCAAGCAGTATGTTGGGGAACCGATTCACTGCTGGTGTCCTGCACAGTTTACTTCCGGACACAGGGATTATGCCAATAACGTGTGTTGGATATCAAACACGTACTACGTTCCTTTCGAGGAGCGAATACCTTTGCACcgggagggaaaacagcaaaaggaGATCGGATATTATCAATGGGTTCCCATGATCCTTCTCTTCCAAGCCTTGTTATTTAAAGTTCCTTGTATATTGTGGAGGATCCTTGGTGCTTCCGGAGGCGTAAACCTGGATAAGATTGTTACGTTAGCAGCCGACACCCAATTTGTGGCTCCTGAAGATCGAGAGAGAACTATCAAACATATAGTCCGATATATGGACCGCTGGCTTGAAAACGCCAGGGAATATCGATCGGGCTGCCTCATACGAATGCGCCAGACTCTATCGAAATACTGTTGCATTGTGTGGGGGAAACGCTATGGAAATTACCTCTTTATTATCTACATGGTTATCAAGATTTTTTACATGGGAAATGCTGTAGGCCAGCTTTTCATTTTGAATGAATTTTTAGGCACAAACTATAATCTGTACGGATTTGAAGTCCTGAGTCACTTAGCCAATGGAGATGACTGGACGGAGTCTCCTAGATTCCCACGTGTGACGATGTGTGACTTTGAAATTCGCCAGATGCAAAATGTTCATAAATACACTGTACAGTGTGTGCTACCCATCAACCTATTCAATGAgaagatttttattttcatttggttcTGGTTAGTGTTTGTTTCAACCTTTAGTGCCGGCAATTTTCTGATATGGTTTTATGCAATGGTATTCCGCCAACACCGTATTAGATATCTGAAAAAGTTCCTGAGAGTGAACGAATGTTACAAGACAGAACTGGATAAAAAAATGGCGGTGAAATTCGCGGATCAATACTTAAGGCATGATGGGATATTTGTTTTGAGACTTGTAGGCAAAAACGCCAATGACGTGCTGGTATCCGAGCTTGTTCTTCAACTGTGGAACCATTACCGGAACAAGCCACTTTTTCGGCACGCCAACCCCATTAGCGACGACAACAGTAACGTCTGA